In Oryza brachyantha chromosome 2, ObraRS2, whole genome shotgun sequence, a single window of DNA contains:
- the LOC121053448 gene encoding protein MONOCULM 1-like produces MLLCGRADDPSCPDAVQADDDDAMLGLPAARGDRPPDDDGDGGGGGGAAPAAAGSGQRPLSPGWRAGGGGEARGLVLACADLVHRGDIDGARRAAEDVLAGVDPRGDAADRLAHHFARALLALRVGDRGGGGGGGGEGAVGVGVGAAPSEMVPSSVAYLAYIKIAPFLRFAHLTANQAILEAAADDGAHRRVLHIVDLDAAHGVQWPPLLQAIANRADPAVGPPEVRLTGAGPDRDVLLRTGDRLRAFASSLNLPFRFHPLILPCTAELAADPTAALELHPDETLAVNCVLFLHKLGSDSELAAFLRWVKSMNPAVVTIAEREGTSASASTGDGSDDVPDELPRRVAAAMDYYSSVFDALEATVAPASADRLAVEQEILSREIDAAVSGPGSGGGRARGFNAWASAARTAGLAPRPLSAFAASQARLLLRLHYPSEGYAAEDDGRGACFLRWQDRQLMSVSSWQPQ; encoded by the coding sequence ATGCTTCTCTGTGGCAGAGCAGATGATCCATCATGTCCGGATGCCGTCCAagctgacgacgacgacgccatgcTCGGGTTACCAGCTGCTCGCGGCGACAGGCCGCCCGACGatgatggcgacggcggcggcggcggcggcgcagccccCGCGGCTGCAGGCTCCGGGCAGCGGCCATTGTCGCCGGGCTGGCGTGCggggggcggcggggaggcgaggGGGCTCGTGCTCGCGTGCGCCGACCTCGTCCACCGGGGGGACATCGACGGggcacgccgcgccgcggagGACGTGCTCGCCGGCGTTGACCCGCGGGGCGACGCGGCCGACCGCCTCGCGCATCACTTCGCCCGCGCGCTCCTGGCTCTGCGCGTCGGGGAcaggggcggaggcggcggcggcggcggtgaaggggcagtgggcgtgggcgtgggcgcGGCGCCGTCGGAGATGGTGCCGTCGTCGGTGGCGTACCTGGCGTACATCAAGATCGCGCCGTTCCTACGGTTCGCGCACCTGACGGCGAACCAGGCGAtcctggaggcggcggcggacgacggcgcgcACCGGCGCGTGCTGCACATCGTCGACCTCGACGCCGCGCACGGCGTGCAGTGGCCGCCGCTCCTGCAGGCCATCGCCAACCGCGCCGACCCCGCCGTCGGCCCGCCCGAGGTCAGGCTCACCGGCGCCGGCCCCGACCGCGACGTGCTCCTCCGCACCGGCGACCGTCTCCGCGCCTTCGCGAGCTCCCTCAACCTCCCCTTCCGCTTCCACCCTCTCATACTCCCCTGCACGGCCGAGCTGGCCGCTGACCCGACCGCCGCCCTGGAGTTGCACCCCGACGAGACGCTGGCCGTGAACTGCGTGCTGTTCCTGCACAAGCTCGGCAGCGACAGCGAGCTCGCCGCCTTCCTCAGGTGGGTCAAGTCCATGAACCCTGCCGTGGTGACCATCGCGGAGAGAGAAGgaacctccgcctccgcctctaCCGGAGATGGAAGCGACGACGTCCCCGATGAGCTGCCGCGGCGGGTGGCGGCCGCGATGGACTACTACTCATCGGTGTTCGACGCGCTGGAAgcgacggtggcgccggcCAGCGCGGACCGGCTGGCGGTGGAGCAAGAGATCCTCAGCCGGGAGATCGACGCGGCGGTGTCGGGgccgggcagcggcggcggccgcgcccgcGGCTTCAACGCGTGGGCGTCCGCCGCGCGCACCGCCGGGctcgcgccgcggccgctgaGCGCGTTCGCGGCGTCCCAggcgcggctgctgctgcggctgcacTACCCGTCGGAGGGGtacgcggcggaggacgacggccgcggcgcctGCTTCCTCCGGTGGCAGGACCGGCAGCTCATGTCGGTCTCGTCGTGGCAGCCACAGTAG
- the LOC102718903 gene encoding MLO-like protein 1, translating to MGAAAEEEQSLALTPTWVVAGVCLVIVAISLAVERLLHRLGKVLKFNGQEALFSALQRVKEELMLLGFISFLLSVFQKFINHICIPESAARLMLPCMRETSEATGDAAKLCKRKGEVPMLSEEALHQLHIFIFVLGVVHVVFCVTTLLLGVAKMKKWEKWEKDIQQGRIKERPKQSDWMKFVVVRWTISFLKQFYDSVGKPDYQVLRSAFVQRHYPNRPDFDFHKYMVRALEHDFKEVVGISWYLWLFVILFLLLNINGWHTYFWLSFLPLILLLIVGTKLELISTRLAQEAADCPDGTSGDPWTKPSKEHFWFSKPRIVLHLIHFILFQNSFEMGFFFWVLATYGFDSCIMENKSYALPRLAIGIVVQVLCSYSTLPLYAIVTHMGGDIKLQAFGETVHVSVHSWATDVRKKKPQHPHSHLRIPFLMKRRHSTRGADAEDAAAEATRDHHHHAGSSAALATAAAAAGPDLEEIVAATSSAPVEDGHYPPAPPQGRP from the exons atgggggcggcggcggaggaggagcagtCGCTGGCGCTGACGCCCACTTGGGTGGTCGCCGGCGTCTGCCTCGTCATCGTCGCCATCTCGCTCGCCGTTGaacgcctcctccaccgcctcgGCAAG GTGCTAAAATTCAATGGCCAAGAAGCACTGTTTTCCGCTCTTCAGAGGGTCAAAGAAG AGTTGATGCTTCTGGGTTTCATTTCCTTCCTACTAAGCgtcttccaaaaatttatcAATCACATTTGCATCCCGGAGAGTGCTGCACGTCTCATGCTTCCATGCATGAGAGAGACGTCTGAGGCCACAGGAGATGCTGCCAAACTTTGCAAGCGAAAG GGTGAAGTTCCTATGCTATCTGAAGAGGCTTTGCATCAGCTGCACATCTTTATCTTTGTCCTTGGTGTGGTCCATGTTGTGTTTTGTGTTACAACATTGTTACTCGGTGTAGCCAAG ATGAAAAAATGGGAGAAATGGGAGAAAGATATTCAACAAGGAAGAATTAAGGAGCGCCCAAAGCAGTCAGACTGGATGAAATTTGTTGTTGTAAGATGGACT ATTTCATTCTTGAAGCAGTTTTATGATTCTGTTGGTAAACCAGATTATCAAGTGCTTAGATCAGCTTTTGTGCAG AGGCACTACCCAAACCGTCCAGATTTTGATTTCCACAAGTACATGGTTCGTGCTCTTGAGCATGATTTTAAAGAAGTTGTTGGAATCAG CTGGTACCTATGGCTTTTCGTTATCCTCTTCCTGCTGCTGAATATAAATG GGTGGCACACATACTTCTGGCTGTCTTTCTTGCCCTTAATT CTGCTACTTATTGTTGGCACAAAGCTGGAGCTCATAAGCACTAGGCTGGCACAAGAAGCAGCAGACTGTCCAGATGGAACATCAGGAGATCCCTGGACAAAGCCAAGCAAGGAGCACTTCTGGTTTAGCAAGCCTAGGATTGTTCTCCATTTGATCCACTTCATCTTGTTCCAGAACTCCTTTGAGATGGGCTTTTTCTTCTGGGTTTTG GCAACATATGGGTTTGACTCATGCATCATGGAGAACAAATCTTATGCCCTCCCAAGACTTGCTATTGG GATCGTCGTCCAGGTGCTCTGCAGCTACAGCACGCTGCCGCTCTACGCCATTGTCACCCAC ATGGGCGGCGACATCAAGCTGCAGGCGTTCGGCGAGACGGTGCACGTGTCGGTGCACAGCTGGGCGACGGAcgtgaggaagaagaagccgCAGCACCCGCACTCCCACCTCCGCATCCCCTTCCTCATGAAGCGCCGCCACAGCAcccgcggcgccgacgccgaggacgccgccgccgaggccaccagggaccaccaccaccacgcgggcagctccgccgccttggcgacggcggcggcggcggcgggtccgGACCTGGAGGAGAtcgtggcggcgacgtcgtcggcgccggtcGAGGACGGGCACTacccgccggcgccaccgcaaGGCCGGCCCTGA
- the LOC102704392 gene encoding dehydrodolichyl diphosphate synthase complex subunit NUS1-like isoform X1 codes for MKLYFLLHQCVFLVHSYFYLHQCRSWASMIVKLIFGSLWCLVHLVISLFGLLSHLRNNLECYLISFKLLPKYENLLLERLQYLGIVVDSGEAKNALKVKQLLHWFSTLGIKYLVLYDIEGVLKELLQPGIEASRDENPRNSLDVFAETKASMCSREGMLIECLSGCDGKEAIAKAANLLYSACCNSGKSCKFVFTEADMTNVLKVLGSGGPEPDLLLVYGPGRCHLGFPAWRLRYTEIMYMGSLESMKYGSVLKALYQFQHKYQNYGK; via the exons ATGAAGTTATATTTCTTGCTTCACCAATGTGTATTTCTTGTTCATTCATATTTCTATCTTCACCAATGCAGATCTTGGGCATCCATGATTGTAAAGCTCATCTTTGGGTCGCTATGGTGCCTTGTCCACCTAGTGATCAGCCTATTTGGTTTATTATCGCATCTGAGGAATAATTTAGAATGCTATCTCATTTCATTCAAATTATTGCCGAAGTACGAAAATCTACTGCTTGAGAGACTTCAGTACTTGGGCATTGTAGTAGATAGCGGAGAAGCAAAGAATGCTTTGAAGGTCAAGCAACTTTTACATTGGTTCTCAACTCTTGGGATTAAGTATCTAGTTCTTTATGACATTGAAG GAGTACTGAAGGAATTGCTTCAACCTGGTATAGAAGCCTCAAGAGATGAGAACCCAAGAAATTCTTTA GATGTTTTTGCAGAGACCAAAGCTTCAATGTGCAGTCGTGAGGGGATGCTTATAGAGTGTCTTTCTGGTTGTGATGGCAAGGAAGCAATCGCTAAAGCAGCAAACTTACTTTACTCGGCTTGCTGCAACTCTGGTAAAAGTTGTAAATTTGTGTTTACAGAAGCTGATATGACTAATGTGCTGAAAGTGCTAG GTAGTGGTGGGCCAGAACCTGATCTTCTTCTTGTGTATGGTCCTGGTAGATGTCATTTAGGATTTCCTGCATGGAGATTACGGTACACAGAGATTAT GTACATGGGTTCACTGGAATCGATGAAATATGGTTCTGTCCTGAAAGCTTTATACCAGTTTCAacataaataccaaaattATG GTAAATGA
- the LOC102718625 gene encoding 3-oxoacyl-[acyl-carrier-protein] synthase, mitochondrial, which translates to MSCLRRALRLRRGLSSSSSPAAASQAGLPPPRPSAGRRVVVTGLGAVTPLGRGVGPTWGRLVAGGCAVRALAAEDLRLPPGDAAGRTLGQLPSRVAAAVPRGKGDAEFDEEAWAKDSKSISGFIAYALCAADEALRDANWLPSEDEKKERTGVSIGGGIGSISDILEASQMILENRLRRLSPYFIPKILINMASGHVSMRYGFQGPNHAAVTACATGAHSIGDATRMIQFGDADVMVAGGTESSIDALSIAGFSRLRALSTKYNSLPQAASRPFDCGRDGFVIGEGCGVMVLEALDHAKERGAKIYAEVRGYGMSGDAHHITQPQNDGKGAMLAMKRALDQSGLQADQIDYLNAHATSTPLGDAVEANAIKSVFGDHAISGGLALSSTKGAIGHLLGAAGSVEAIFSVLAIHHGIAPATLNLEQPDPVFEGAFIPLSSPKKMPIRAAISNSFGFGGTNTSLLFSCPP; encoded by the exons ATGagctgcctccgccgcgcgctccgcctccgccgcgggctctcctcctcctcgtcgcctgcggcggcgtcgcAGGCCGGGCTgcccccgccgcgcccgtccgcgGGACGCCGCGTGGTGGTCACGGGGCTCGGGGCCGTCACGCCGCTCGGCCgcggggtggggcccacctgggGCCGCCTCGTGGCCGGGGGCTGCGCAGtgcgcgcgctcgccgccgaggaCCTCCGCCTCCCCCCCGGGGACGCCGCGGGGAGGACGCTGGGGCAGCTCCCGTCcagggtcgccgccgccgtgccgcgcggGAAGGGCGACGCCGAGTTCGACGAGGAGGCGTGGGCTAAG GACAGTAAATCTATATCGGGATTTATAGCCTATGCTCTATGTGCAGCTGATGAGGCTTTAAGAGATGCAAATTGGTTGCCTTCAGAAGATGAGAAGAAGGAAAGAACG GGAGTCTCAATTGGTGGGGGGATTGGAAGCATCTCAGACATTTTAGAGGCATCCCAGATGATACTTGAAAAT CGTCTACGTCGCCTCAGTCCATATTTCATTCCCAAGATTTTGATCAACATGGCATCCGGTCATGTTAGCATGAGATATGGTTTCCAG GGTCCAAACCATGCTGCTGTGACAGCTTGTGCCACAGGTGCCCACTCTATTGGTGATGCTACACGGATGATTCAATTTGGAGATGCAGATGTAATGGTGGCTGGTGGAACAGAGTCTAGCATTGATGCTTTGTCAATAGCTGGATTTTCTAG GTTACGAGCattatctacaaaatataACTCTCTTCCGCAAGCAGCTTCCAGGCCATTTGATTGTGGTAGAGATGGATTTGT gaTTGGTGAAGGTTGTGGGGTTATGGTGTTGGAG GCACTTGATCATGCAAAGGAACGTGGAGCAAAAATTTATGCAGAAGTGAGAGGCTATGGAATGTCTG GTGATGCACACCACATTACTCAACCACAAAATGATGGTAAAGGTGCTATGTTAGCCATGAAGCGAGCTTTGGATCAG TCAGGCCTTCAGGCAGATCAAATTGATTATTTGAATGCACATGCAACATCAACTCCTCTTG GTGATGCTGTAGAGGCGAATGCAATCAAGTCTGTCTTTGGCGACCATGCAATATCTGGTGGTCTTGCATTGTCCTCAACAAAG GGAGCAATCGGTCATCTGCTTGGGGCAGCTGGGTCAGTGGAAGCAATCTTCAGCGTATTAGCCATCCACCAT GGCATCGCTCCAGCAACACTTAATCTAGAACAGCCAGACCCAGTGTTCGAAGGCGCGTTCATACCTCTATCTTCGCCAAAGAAGATGCCTATACGAGCGGCCATCTCGAATTCCTTCGGTTTTGGTGGAACCAACACCTCGCTGCTGTTCTCGTGTCCCCCTTAG
- the LOC102704392 gene encoding dehydrodolichyl diphosphate synthase complex subunit NUS1-like isoform X2, with the protein MIVKLIFGSLWCLVHLVISLFGLLSHLRNNLECYLISFKLLPKYENLLLERLQYLGIVVDSGEAKNALKVKQLLHWFSTLGIKYLVLYDIEGVLKELLQPGIEASRDENPRNSLDVFAETKASMCSREGMLIECLSGCDGKEAIAKAANLLYSACCNSGKSCKFVFTEADMTNVLKVLGSGGPEPDLLLVYGPGRCHLGFPAWRLRYTEIMYMGSLESMKYGSVLKALYQFQHKYQNYGK; encoded by the exons ATGATTGTAAAGCTCATCTTTGGGTCGCTATGGTGCCTTGTCCACCTAGTGATCAGCCTATTTGGTTTATTATCGCATCTGAGGAATAATTTAGAATGCTATCTCATTTCATTCAAATTATTGCCGAAGTACGAAAATCTACTGCTTGAGAGACTTCAGTACTTGGGCATTGTAGTAGATAGCGGAGAAGCAAAGAATGCTTTGAAGGTCAAGCAACTTTTACATTGGTTCTCAACTCTTGGGATTAAGTATCTAGTTCTTTATGACATTGAAG GAGTACTGAAGGAATTGCTTCAACCTGGTATAGAAGCCTCAAGAGATGAGAACCCAAGAAATTCTTTA GATGTTTTTGCAGAGACCAAAGCTTCAATGTGCAGTCGTGAGGGGATGCTTATAGAGTGTCTTTCTGGTTGTGATGGCAAGGAAGCAATCGCTAAAGCAGCAAACTTACTTTACTCGGCTTGCTGCAACTCTGGTAAAAGTTGTAAATTTGTGTTTACAGAAGCTGATATGACTAATGTGCTGAAAGTGCTAG GTAGTGGTGGGCCAGAACCTGATCTTCTTCTTGTGTATGGTCCTGGTAGATGTCATTTAGGATTTCCTGCATGGAGATTACGGTACACAGAGATTAT GTACATGGGTTCACTGGAATCGATGAAATATGGTTCTGTCCTGAAAGCTTTATACCAGTTTCAacataaataccaaaattATG GTAAATGA
- the LOC102704117 gene encoding chlorophyll a-b binding protein 8, chloroplastic: protein MAAQALLSGRQLLGRPLQSSASRSSSSRKSPFIVRAEATPPAKQGADRQLWFASKQSLSYLDGTLPGDFGFDPLGLSDPEGTGGFIEPRWLAYGEVFNGRTAMMGVVGMVAPEGLGKLGLVPPETAIPWFQTGVIPPAGTYSYWADPYTLFVFELALVGFAEHRRFQDWYTPGSMGKQYFLGLEKYLGGSGEPAYPGGPLFNPLGFGTKSEAEMKELKLKEIKNGRLAMLAFLGFAVQAIFTGVGPVQNLLDHLADPVHNNILTSLKFH from the exons ATGGCGGCTCAGGCTCTTCTCTCTGGGAGGCAGCTGCTGGGGAGGCCATTGCAGTCTTCAGCCTCCaggtcttcctcctccaggaAGTCACCCTTCATTGTCAGGGCAGAGGCCACTCCACCTGCCAAG CAAGGAGCTGACAGGCAGCTGTGGTTCGCATCCAAACAGTCCCTGAGTTACCTTGATGGCAC gCTGCCGGGAGACTTCGGGTTCGACCCGCTGGGGCTGTCGGACCCGGAGGGGACGGGCGGGTTCATCGAGCCGCGGTGGCTGGCCTACGGCGAGGTGTTCAACGGCCGGACGGCGATGATGGGCGTCGTCGGCATGGTGGCGCCGGAGGGGCTCGGCAAGCTGGGGCTCGTCCCGCCGGAGACGGCCATCCCCTGGTTCCAGACGGGCGTGATCCCGCCGGCGGGCACCTACAGCTACTGGGCCGACCCCTACACCCTCTTCGTCTTCGAGCTGGCCCTCGTCGGCTTCGCCGAGCACCGCCGCTTCCAGGACTGGTACACGCCGGGCTCCATGGGGAAGCAGTACTTCCTCGGCCTCGAGAAGTACCTcggcggctccggcgagcCCGCCTACCCCGGCGGCCCGCTCTTCAACCCGCTCGGCTTCGGCACCAAGAGCGAGGCCGAGATGAAGGAGCTCAAGCTCAAGGAGATCAAGAACGGCCGCCTCGCCATGCTCGCCTTCCTCGGCTTCGCCGTCCAGGCGATCTTCACCGGCGTCGGCCCCGTCCAGAACCTTCTCGACCACCTCGCCGACCCCGTCCACAACAACATCCTCACCAGCCTCAAGTTCCACTAG
- the LOC102719180 gene encoding ultraviolet-B receptor UVR8, translated as MLKQAGPRSNSAHCYRAHLPSRRLPPLDSYVQMRRLLRRRGRLLSALAGTGAPPRAGVVYAFGDNSHGAAGQPAPSTDVYVPTPVPSLPPSVAAVAAGHYHSLAVSAEGEVWAWGRNDEGQLGRGHHAPRNTWSKPERVRGLENVQVRAVSASGVVSAAIGCDGSLWFWGRSKRGQLGLGSDIIEAAVPSRVEKLASYDIVKVSFGWGHAMALTEDGGLFGWGYSENGRLGEIGQITEAPSAKELLGKTVDKYSSSMLEAVEKMVAEKIRSEDNMPIIWEPSFVREVSQVEVSDVSCGLDHSLVLCSDGAVLSGGDNTYGQLGRKSTWSKFLPVEINHTPFSVSASVGHSLATCNISTEGTDHAETGVLSWGWNCSSQLGRPGEEDIPALVSGLNGEKPVSASAGRVHSVALTSKGEVWVWGSGRNGRLGLGSSMDEREPCLIDTLEGAEVSEVAAGMDHTLLLVAE; from the exons ATGCTTAAGCAGGCCGGCCCAAGGTCAAATTCGGCCCATTGTTATCGGGCCCACTTACCCagccgtcgtcttcctcctctcgaCTCGTACGTCCAAatgcgccgcctcctccgccgccgcggccgcctcctctccgcgCTCGCCGGAACCGGCGCGCCACCGCGGGCTGGGGTGGTGTACGCCTTCGGCGACAACAgccacggcgcggcgggccaGCCGGCGCCGTCCACCGACGTGTACGTCCCCACGCCCGTGCCGTCCCTCCCGCCGTCCGTCGCGGCGGTCGCGGCCGGGCACTACCACTCCCTCGCGGTTTCCGCCGAAGGCGAGGTCTGGGCGTGGGGCCGCAACGACGAGGGCCAGCTCGGCCGCGGGCACCACGCCCCGAG GAATACTTGGAGTAAGCCTGAACGAGTGAGAGGATTGGAAAATGTTCAAGTTCGAGCTGTATCTGCTTCTGGTGTTGTTTCAGCAGCAATTGGGTGTGATGGATCTTTGTGGTTTTGGGGAAGATCAAAGCGTGGTCAACTTGGGCTTGGGAGCGATATCATAGAGGCTGCCGTGCCTTCTAGAGTGGAGAAGCTTGCTAGTTATGATATTGTCAAG GTATCATTTGGATGGGGCCATGCTATGGCGTTGACAGAAGATGGAGGGCTATTTGGTTGGGGCTATTCAGAAAATGGAAGGTTAGGAGAAATTGGCCAAATTACTGAGGCACCTTCTGCCAAAGAATTACTTGGAAAAACAGTGGACAAGTATTCTAGCTCAATGCTAGAGGCTGTTGAAAAGATGGTCGCGGAAAAAATTAGGAGCGAAGACAATATGCCCATCATCTGGGAACCTTCATTTGTTCGTGAAGTGAGTCAGGTTGAGGTGTCTGATGTGTCATGTGGGCTTGATCATTCCCTGGTTCTCTGCT CTGATGGTGCCGTACTGAGCGGTGGAGACAACACTTACGGACAGCTTGGTAGGAAGTCAACCTGGTCCAAATTTCTTCCTGTTGAGATAAACCACACTCCATTCTCCGTGTCAGCAAGTGTTGGCCACTCTCTTGCAACATGCAACATTTCAACCGAAGGCACTGACCATGCTGAGACCGGTGTCCTCTCATGGGGATGGAACTGCAGCTCCCAGCTTGGACGACCTGGCGAAGAAGATATACCAGCACTAGTCAGCGGTCTGAATGGAGAGAAGCCAGTGTCAGCCTCAGCTGGTCGAGTCCATTCAGTTGCTCTCACGTCTAAGGGAGAGGTTTGGGTGTGGGGATCTGGCCGAAATGGCAGGCTAGGTTTGGGCAGCTCGATGGATGAGCGAGAGCCTTGCCTCATCGACACCCTGGAAGGAGCAGAAGTCTCAGAAGTTGCTGCAGGGATGGACCATACTCTTCTCTTGGTTGCTGAGTAG